Genomic window (Argopecten irradians isolate NY chromosome 13, Ai_NY, whole genome shotgun sequence):
TTTACTGTATAGCTCGGAGTCTGAGTTTACCGGAGATCCCATTAAGTCGCAAGATGTCACGAAAAATGTCGTACGCTAACAGGAGTGATCAGTTCACGCCGAAATCCCGTAAGACACGAGGGTCTGTAGTCGGTGCTAGATACATGGCCCTGACAGGACGTTCAGACAAACGTTCAGACGCCCATGATTCTACAGGGACGCTTGATATTGTCTCTCTCCAAGACAAACAAGATGGCGGAATGTCGGGTATACGAGGATTAAAGAtggaaaatacatataaaacggACCCGGATGTAACTTTCCGTGTGTGTGAAGTTGAAAAAGTGGCAGAATGCACACTTAAGGAACACTTAGACACAGAAGTATATGACTCGGGTAATTGTAAAGAACTGTCACAGAAAGTAGCCGCAGACATTCTAGAAAAGGTGAAAAGTTTAGGCttcaaaagatacaaaataatCGCTAATGTTAGCATAGGTAGTCTGAAGGAAAAACCTGGAATGCAGTTTGGGAGTCGGTGTCTCTGGAACAAAAATACAGACAACTTTGTTAGTGTAAAGTATAGCAATAATTCTATTTTCGCTGTAGCAATGGTTTACGGGTTGTACTTCGATTGAGTGGCGGCGATCAAACTTCCGGTCATCAGGAATGGTTCTAACTATATAGTGCTTTACGAATCGTTGGTCTTGGATACCGATGTGGTTTGTTGAAATCTATGCATTGCAGTCATATGACAGTAATGCTAGGTTTCTAAATTCATCATTTGGATTGAAGGTTCTTTCTATGAAAGGACCAGATAATGTTTCCCTCTAATTCTTGTTTAAGTACTATTGAATAGTTGTGGATAGGAAAAGCATTTTCCTCGAAATTTATCAAAAGGAATTGTAACTTTGATGGCTAGTGGGAAATAGTCA
Coding sequences:
- the LOC138305529 gene encoding dynein light chain Tctex-type 5-like is translated as MRTRDLKFGHLKKRQDDIPGDFTSDFDFISRVSLETIAVMASTMFFPYREPSFNRFLSVNDSAYKLKSDVPKSDSPRHNFYCIARSLSLPEIPLSRKMSRKMSYANRSDQFTPKSRKTRGSVVGARYMALTGRSDKRSDAHDSTGTLDIVSLQDKQDGGMSGIRGLKMENTYKTDPDVTFRVCEVEKVAECTLKEHLDTEVYDSGNCKELSQKVAADILEKVKSLGFKRYKIIANVSIGSLKEKPGMQFGSRCLWNKNTDNFVSVKYSNNSIFAVAMVYGLYFD